A single Providencia manganoxydans DNA region contains:
- a CDS encoding LysR family transcriptional regulator: MKLRHLDIFYAVMTCGSLTRAAEVLHISQPAASKALKHAEQQLGLVLFQRIRGKLLPTDEALLLFDEAKEVYRNLDRLRILAQNLSKNPQGKLAIGCLPSLGLNLVPEVTAQFIKKHPNIKLTIGTHHTVDILQLLTQQDLDIGIGFNLAIEGGITVLPIAEIPLVYVDTEKHQGPISLADIDQERWIHPGSDSLSQLLQRYHEFSVSNISVHTYHMAAEFVRAGLGCSITDIFSAEHTLPKSMIYPLKENLQLAVSVFHRADRPLTKAAQNYVNTLSQTLEKRNKGVNQKLYSSNENSIV, from the coding sequence ATGAAATTACGACATCTTGATATTTTTTACGCGGTAATGACTTGCGGCTCATTAACTCGTGCAGCTGAGGTTTTACACATATCTCAACCCGCAGCAAGTAAGGCACTTAAACACGCAGAGCAGCAATTAGGGCTAGTATTATTTCAACGGATCCGCGGTAAATTATTACCCACAGATGAAGCGCTGTTATTGTTTGATGAAGCCAAAGAAGTATATCGAAATTTAGATCGCCTGCGAATTTTGGCTCAAAATTTATCAAAAAACCCACAAGGTAAATTAGCTATTGGTTGCTTACCAAGCCTCGGTTTAAACTTGGTACCTGAAGTGACTGCACAATTTATTAAAAAACACCCTAATATTAAACTCACTATTGGTACTCACCATACCGTTGATATTCTGCAATTGTTAACCCAACAAGATTTGGATATTGGGATCGGCTTTAACCTTGCTATTGAAGGCGGCATTACCGTATTACCGATCGCCGAAATTCCTTTGGTTTATGTTGATACCGAAAAACACCAAGGACCCATTTCACTCGCAGATATTGATCAAGAACGCTGGATCCACCCAGGTTCAGACTCATTATCGCAATTATTACAGCGATACCATGAGTTTTCTGTCTCAAATATTAGTGTACACACCTACCATATGGCAGCAGAATTTGTTCGGGCGGGTTTGGGTTGCAGTATTACCGATATTTTCTCAGCTGAGCATACATTGCCAAAATCAATGATCTATCCGCTCAAAGAAAACCTACAGCTGGCTGTTTCTGTCTTCCATCGTGCAGACAGACCATTAACTAAAGCCGCACAAAATTATGTAAACACCTTGTCACAAACCCTCGAAAAAAGAAATAAAGGAGTTAACCAAAAGTTATACTCCAGCAATGAAAACTCAATTGTTTAG
- the tet gene encoding Tet(A)/Tet(B)/Tet(C) family tetracycline efflux MFS transporter: MKKSTSIALVITLLDAMGIGLIMPVLPTLLREFITTENIANHFGVLLALYALMQVIFAPWLGKMSDRFGRRPILLLSLIGASLDYLLLAFSSALWMLYLGRLLSGITGATGAVAASVIADTTSVSERVKWFGRLGASFGVGLIAGPIIGGFAGSISAHSPFFIAAFLNIVTFFVVMSVFGETRKITESTDIDTAVKQKSNSVYITLIKSMPILLIIYFSAQLIGQIPATVWVLFTENRFAWNSMMVGFSLAGLGCLHALFQAFVAGRIASIWGEKTAIIVGFVADSSAFALLAIISEGWLVFPILILLAAGGIALPALQGLMSVQVNSQQQGALQGLLVSLTNATGVIGPVLFALIYNHTLAIWDGWVWIIGLICYLVVVLLSVIFMFNPQKLLSE; the protein is encoded by the coding sequence ATGAAGAAATCAACCAGTATTGCACTAGTGATTACGTTGCTAGATGCCATGGGGATTGGATTGATAATGCCAGTCTTACCAACACTATTACGTGAATTTATTACAACTGAAAATATTGCTAATCATTTTGGTGTGTTGTTAGCGCTATATGCATTGATGCAGGTTATTTTTGCACCATGGTTAGGTAAGATGTCGGATCGTTTTGGACGACGACCTATTTTGTTGTTGTCATTAATTGGCGCATCGCTAGATTATTTATTGTTGGCATTTTCTAGTGCGCTTTGGATGCTGTATTTAGGCCGATTACTTTCAGGGATCACTGGAGCTACAGGAGCGGTTGCTGCTTCCGTTATCGCAGATACTACATCGGTCTCCGAGCGTGTTAAATGGTTTGGACGATTAGGTGCAAGTTTTGGTGTAGGATTAATTGCAGGCCCTATTATTGGTGGTTTTGCTGGCTCTATTTCTGCTCATAGTCCATTCTTTATTGCTGCATTTTTGAATATAGTGACTTTCTTTGTCGTGATGTCAGTGTTTGGTGAAACCCGAAAGATAACAGAGAGTACAGATATTGATACGGCGGTTAAGCAAAAATCAAATTCGGTATATATAACATTAATAAAAAGTATGCCCATTTTATTAATTATTTATTTTTCAGCACAGTTAATTGGGCAGATACCCGCAACGGTATGGGTATTGTTTACTGAAAACCGTTTTGCATGGAATAGTATGATGGTCGGTTTCTCTTTGGCTGGGCTAGGATGCTTGCATGCGCTTTTTCAGGCGTTTGTAGCCGGACGTATCGCCTCAATATGGGGAGAAAAAACCGCGATAATTGTTGGGTTTGTTGCTGATAGTAGTGCTTTTGCTTTATTAGCGATTATCTCTGAAGGTTGGTTAGTATTCCCAATTTTAATCCTATTAGCGGCTGGTGGTATTGCACTACCTGCATTGCAAGGATTGATGTCCGTTCAGGTAAATAGTCAGCAACAAGGGGCTTTACAAGGCTTATTAGTCAGCTTGACTAATGCAACAGGGGTCATTGGTCCTGTGTTGTTTGCATTAATCTATAATCACACATTAGCAATCTGGGATGGTTGGGTTTGGATAATTGGTTTGATATGTTATTTAGTGGTTGTTTTACTATCGGTTATTTTTATGTTTAACCCACAAAAACTATTGAGTGAGTAA
- the tetR gene encoding tetracycline resistance transcriptional repressor TetR encodes MAKLDKSKVISSALELLNEVGMEGLTTRKLAQKLGVEQPTLYWHVKNKRSLLDALAVEMLEQHHTHFCPLEGESWQDFLRNNAKSFRCALLSYRDGAKVHLGTRPTEKQYQTIEKQLAFLCQQGFSLEHALYALSAIGHFTLGCVLEDQEHQAAKDQRENSDINLTPPLLQQAITLLDKQGAEPAFLFGLEMIISGLEKQLNV; translated from the coding sequence ATGGCAAAATTAGACAAAAGCAAAGTCATTAGCAGCGCACTCGAACTACTCAATGAAGTAGGTATGGAAGGTTTAACAACACGAAAATTGGCACAAAAGCTGGGTGTCGAACAACCGACACTGTACTGGCATGTTAAAAATAAGCGGTCATTGCTTGATGCATTAGCCGTTGAAATGTTAGAACAGCACCATACGCATTTTTGCCCTTTAGAAGGGGAAAGTTGGCAAGATTTTTTGCGCAATAATGCCAAAAGCTTTAGATGTGCACTATTAAGCTATCGTGATGGCGCTAAAGTACACTTGGGAACTCGACCAACAGAGAAACAATATCAAACCATTGAAAAGCAGTTAGCATTTTTATGTCAGCAAGGCTTTTCATTAGAGCATGCATTATATGCCCTTAGTGCAATTGGCCATTTTACATTAGGTTGTGTATTAGAAGATCAAGAGCATCAAGCAGCCAAAGATCAACGTGAGAATTCAGATATCAACCTGACTCCGCCACTATTACAACAAGCTATTACATTACTAGATAAACAAGGCGCCGAACCTGCGTTCTTATTTGGGCTTGAAATGATTATTAGTGGATTAGAAAAACAGCTTAACGTTTAA
- a CDS encoding DUF1471 domain-containing protein: protein MNKLKSAVLSLALLSPLAFAATEINYTKSLDLKFAGTVNVVMNEGVVNNYVEAISQKADEKGAQYFVITSVESEGSGNNVSVTASLYKN from the coding sequence ATGAATAAATTAAAATCAGCAGTTTTATCTTTAGCTTTATTAAGCCCATTAGCATTTGCGGCTACTGAAATTAATTATACTAAATCCCTTGATTTAAAATTTGCAGGTACTGTCAATGTTGTTATGAATGAAGGGGTTGTTAATAATTATGTAGAAGCTATTTCACAAAAAGCGGATGAAAAGGGTGCGCAATATTTTGTGATTACTTCAGTTGAATCTGAAGGTAGTGGTAATAATGTTTCAGTGACAGCGAGTTTATATAAGAACTAA
- the gltS gene encoding sodium/glutamate symporter: MTLDASYTLLVACVALLIGMFVVKFTPFLQKNHIPEAVVGGFIVAIILLIIDKTSGYTFIFDSSLQSLLMIAFFSSIGLSSDFSRLIKGGKPLVLLTIAVTILIAIQNTVGMGMAVVMNESPFIGLIAGSVTLTGGHGNAGAWGPILADKYGVEGAVELAMACATLGLVLGGLIGGPVARHLLKKVTIPKATEQERDTIVEAFEQPSVKRKINANNVIETISMLIICIVVGGYISTLFKDTVFQLPTFVWCLFVGIIIRNTLAHVFKHEVFEPTVDVLGSVALSLFLAMALMSLKFGQLASMAGPVLIIIAVQTVVMVLFACFVTFRMMGKDYDAVVISAGHCGFGMGATPTAIANMQTVTKAFAPSHKAFLVVPMVGAFIVDIANSILIKIFIEIGTYLN, from the coding sequence ATGACTTTAGATGCCAGTTATACATTATTAGTCGCTTGTGTCGCGCTACTGATTGGGATGTTTGTGGTCAAATTTACACCATTTCTCCAAAAAAACCACATCCCTGAAGCCGTCGTTGGGGGCTTTATTGTTGCTATTATTCTGTTAATTATTGATAAAACATCAGGCTACACATTTATATTCGACTCTTCATTACAAAGCTTATTAATGATCGCATTTTTCTCTTCGATTGGATTAAGTTCCGATTTTTCACGATTAATTAAAGGCGGAAAACCCCTTGTTTTATTAACCATCGCCGTAACTATTTTGATCGCGATTCAAAATACCGTAGGAATGGGAATGGCAGTAGTAATGAATGAAAGTCCATTCATTGGTTTAATTGCCGGTTCAGTAACTTTGACAGGTGGTCATGGTAATGCGGGTGCTTGGGGACCAATACTTGCAGATAAATATGGGGTTGAGGGTGCCGTAGAGTTAGCAATGGCTTGTGCAACACTCGGTTTGGTATTAGGCGGACTTATTGGTGGCCCAGTTGCACGCCATTTATTAAAGAAAGTCACTATTCCAAAAGCGACTGAGCAAGAGCGCGACACTATTGTTGAAGCTTTCGAACAACCGAGTGTTAAGAGAAAAATTAACGCAAATAATGTTATCGAAACCATTTCAATGCTAATTATCTGTATTGTTGTGGGCGGTTATATCAGTACCTTATTTAAAGATACTGTATTCCAATTACCGACTTTTGTATGGTGCTTATTTGTCGGTATTATTATTCGTAATACTTTGGCTCATGTATTTAAACACGAAGTCTTTGAGCCTACCGTCGATGTACTGGGTAGCGTTGCTTTATCACTGTTTTTAGCCATGGCATTAATGTCATTAAAATTTGGCCAACTCGCCAGTATGGCAGGGCCGGTACTGATAATTATCGCAGTACAAACCGTGGTTATGGTGTTATTTGCTTGCTTTGTTACCTTCAGGATGATGGGGAAAGACTACGACGCCGTCGTAATTAGTGCGGGACATTGTGGATTTGGTATGGGGGCTACACCAACAGCTATTGCTAATATGCAAACGGTGACCAAAGCATTTGCACCATCACATAAAGCCTTCCTCGTTGTTCCCATGGTTGGTGCTTTTATCGTAGATATTGCCAATAGTATTCTAATTAAAATATTTATTGAGATAGGAACCTACTTGAATTAA
- a CDS encoding RidA family protein, whose translation MMIKRNNPKPRLADSVEYAGLVYLSGQVPTDLTGDITAQTQEVLAKIDTLLAASSSDKSRILSAQVWIKNMERDFAAFNSVWEAWMPAESSPARAAVEANMARDQVLVEVMVTAAQA comes from the coding sequence ATGATGATCAAACGTAATAACCCAAAACCACGTTTAGCTGACAGTGTTGAGTATGCAGGTTTAGTCTATCTGTCTGGTCAAGTTCCTACCGATCTGACTGGCGATATCACCGCCCAAACGCAAGAGGTACTTGCTAAAATTGATACATTACTCGCCGCCAGTAGTAGTGATAAATCACGGATCCTTTCTGCTCAAGTGTGGATTAAAAATATGGAGCGTGATTTTGCAGCGTTTAACAGCGTTTGGGAAGCCTGGATGCCAGCAGAAAGTAGCCCCGCTCGCGCAGCTGTAGAAGCCAACATGGCTCGTGATCAAGTGCTTGTTGAAGTTATGGTGACCGCAGCTCAAGCTTAA
- a CDS encoding D-amino acid dehydrogenase: MKKHVVVIGAGVIGLSTAYALIKAGHAVTLLESESDVGMQTSFANGGQLSYRYVSPLADAGVPLQGLSWMGKNDSPLNLKIQFSLQQWAWLAQFTLACNRKTNKINGAHQLRLSLLSQEIMNTWRTNGDIGDFAWEKSGKLIIHRDKKSFNKACETVDHQFQQILNADEISTLEPSLKNIQSQLVGAIYAPDDESADCYLFCKNLLQYLSTQTDFKLCLQHSVISFIKQQKRITGVVTNQGNISADDVIVCAGNGSRQLLQPLGIHIPMLGLKGYSLSIPYPEQPHVVPKVNVTDYGNKIVYAKLNQQLRVAAMVDIGYDKFGLRNNRIVALKNIIKKTFPRLESIDDAETWCGLRPSTPKGPPMLGKTEYNNLWLNIGHGSLGFTLAAGSAVILSQLVTGQHSPISLTGLTR, translated from the coding sequence ATGAAAAAACATGTGGTGGTCATTGGTGCAGGCGTTATCGGTCTTAGTACTGCATATGCGTTAATAAAGGCTGGTCATGCAGTCACTTTATTAGAATCAGAATCCGATGTGGGTATGCAAACCAGTTTTGCCAATGGTGGTCAACTTAGCTACCGCTATGTATCCCCTTTAGCTGATGCAGGTGTACCATTACAAGGTTTAAGTTGGATGGGAAAAAATGATTCTCCACTCAATTTAAAAATACAATTTTCACTCCAACAATGGGCTTGGCTAGCACAATTTACATTAGCCTGTAATCGAAAAACAAATAAAATTAATGGTGCTCACCAATTAAGATTATCATTATTAAGCCAGGAAATAATGAATACATGGCGCACTAATGGTGATATTGGTGATTTTGCTTGGGAAAAATCAGGTAAATTAATTATTCATCGTGACAAAAAAAGCTTTAATAAAGCCTGTGAAACGGTTGATCATCAATTTCAACAAATTTTAAATGCAGATGAAATTAGTACTCTTGAGCCTTCACTCAAAAATATTCAATCACAACTCGTCGGAGCAATTTATGCACCTGATGATGAAAGTGCGGATTGTTATTTATTCTGTAAAAACTTACTTCAATATTTATCGACACAAACTGATTTTAAATTATGTTTACAACACTCTGTCATTTCATTTATTAAACAACAAAAACGTATCACAGGAGTTGTAACCAATCAGGGAAATATTTCTGCTGATGATGTGATTGTTTGTGCTGGTAATGGTAGCCGCCAATTACTACAGCCTTTAGGCATTCATATTCCAATGTTGGGATTAAAAGGCTATAGCCTTTCTATTCCTTATCCTGAACAGCCGCATGTTGTCCCTAAAGTGAATGTGACCGACTATGGTAATAAAATTGTCTATGCAAAACTCAACCAACAGCTACGCGTCGCTGCTATGGTTGATATTGGCTATGATAAATTTGGCTTACGTAACAATCGAATTGTCGCGCTAAAAAACATTATTAAAAAAACCTTCCCTCGCTTAGAAAGCATTGATGATGCTGAAACATGGTGTGGTTTGCGCCCATCAACCCCGAAAGGCCCTCCAATGTTAGGTAAAACCGAATACAACAACCTTTGGTTAAACATTGGTCATGGTAGTTTAGGATTCACATTAGCGGCAGGCAGTGCTGTAATACTCAGCCAACTAGTCACAGGGCAACATTCACCAATATCTTTAACTGGATTAACGAGATAA
- a CDS encoding AEC family transporter produces the protein MLEIIISALLPIVVTLALGYFAAWHKDFNSDQSTILNRLVMLYALPLTLFSGMLGVKRSVLLEQSDMALVLFISMVGAYIVVFVVSHSVFRRSKPIAALQALAVAAPSGPFIGIPVLGFLYGELSSIPVSLCGIIINLILVPFTLFSLSTYSSNKDGGNSKVSIASNLKNTLKEPIIWMPVLAFIILILDFEIPENILKSLKLLGTTTGGIALFSTGIILYSQKVTFNLTILTSVITKNIIVPVITLGICLLMAIKGTVADLSIMTIALPAATISVILAMQYKIAEQEMASTFFFSTVLSIATMAAFLVYLH, from the coding sequence ATGTTAGAGATAATTATATCTGCATTATTACCTATTGTTGTCACATTGGCTTTAGGTTATTTTGCAGCATGGCACAAAGATTTTAATTCAGATCAAAGTACCATTTTAAACCGTTTGGTTATGTTGTATGCACTACCATTAACGTTATTTTCTGGAATGCTAGGTGTTAAACGCTCAGTATTGCTAGAGCAAAGTGATATGGCGTTAGTGTTATTTATCAGTATGGTGGGAGCTTACATTGTTGTATTCGTTGTTTCCCATTCTGTTTTCCGCCGTAGTAAACCAATCGCTGCATTACAAGCATTGGCAGTTGCTGCACCTTCAGGTCCTTTCATTGGTATTCCTGTTTTAGGTTTTCTGTATGGTGAATTAAGTTCGATACCGGTTTCTTTATGCGGAATAATTATTAACTTAATTTTGGTTCCATTTACATTATTTTCGTTATCCACTTACTCGTCAAATAAAGATGGTGGTAATTCAAAGGTAAGTATAGCTTCTAATCTAAAAAATACACTCAAAGAGCCAATAATTTGGATGCCTGTACTGGCTTTTATTATTTTGATTTTGGATTTTGAAATCCCTGAGAATATATTAAAGTCATTAAAATTATTAGGAACCACTACAGGGGGAATAGCACTATTTTCGACAGGAATTATTCTCTATAGTCAAAAAGTGACGTTTAATTTGACCATTTTGACGTCGGTCATTACAAAAAATATTATCGTTCCGGTTATTACTCTCGGTATTTGTCTACTGATGGCGATAAAGGGAACAGTAGCTGATCTGTCTATTATGACAATTGCATTACCAGCAGCAACAATCAGTGTAATATTAGCGATGCAATATAAAATTGCTGAGCAAGAAATGGCGTCAACCTTCTTTTTTAGTACGGTATTATCCATTGCCACCATGGCAGCGTTTTTAGTGTATTTACATTAA
- the mutS gene encoding DNA mismatch repair protein MutS, with protein MTDKQNFESHTPMMQQYLKLKAQHPDILLFYRMGDFYELFFDDAKKASQLLDISLTKRGQTAGQPIPMAGVPHHAAENYLAKLVQMGESVAICEQIGDPATSKGPVERKVVRIVTPGTITDEALLNERQDNLLAAIWQEAQGYGFATLDITSGRFIISEIDDEESLRAELQRTRPAELLYSEDFASMALIEGCKGLRRRPLWEFELETAKQQLGLQFGTKDLIGFGVENATRALRAAGCLLQYVKDTQRTALPHIRSIVMEKQTDNVILDAATRRNLEITQNLSGGTENTLASILDLCVTPMGSRMLKRWLHTPLRHIQTLNNRQQAIKALQECGLELQPLLRQIGDLERVLARLALRSARPRDLARMRHAFEQYQDIHQILSQSNSEYLQNLQKRINQFDELQDLLQRAIIDAPPVLVRDGGVIAPGYNSELDEWRALADGATDYLDRLEIREKEKLGIDTLKVGYNAVHGYFIQVSRGQSHLVPIHYVRRQTLKNAERYIIPELKEYEDKVLTSKGKALAIEKALYDELFDMLLPHLADLQLSAEALAELDVLNNLAERAETLGYHCPQLTDKPGIQITEGRHPVVEQVLSEPFISNPLSLSPQRRLLIITGPNMGGKSTYMRQAALITLLAYIGSFVPATKAIIGPIDRIFTRVGASDDLASGRSTFMVEMTETANILHNATEQSLVLMDEIGRGTSTYDGLSLAWACAENLVNRIKSMTLFATHYFELTNLPEKLEGAANIHLDAMEHGDTIAFMHNVQDGAASKSYGLAVASLAGVPKDVIKRAKQKLKELELISNNTNSSHVDSAQLSFLAQEEPSPVLSALENIDPDKLTPRQALDWLYRLKEMDK; from the coding sequence ATGACAGATAAACAAAACTTCGAATCCCACACACCAATGATGCAGCAGTATCTAAAACTAAAAGCACAACATCCAGATATACTGCTGTTCTATCGTATGGGGGACTTTTACGAACTGTTCTTCGATGATGCAAAAAAAGCCTCTCAACTGCTAGATATCTCACTCACCAAACGAGGCCAAACAGCGGGACAACCCATCCCAATGGCGGGTGTTCCTCACCATGCAGCAGAAAACTATTTAGCAAAATTAGTGCAAATGGGCGAATCTGTGGCAATTTGCGAGCAAATTGGCGATCCCGCCACCAGCAAAGGGCCAGTTGAACGGAAAGTGGTTCGAATTGTCACTCCAGGTACTATTACTGATGAAGCCTTATTGAATGAGCGGCAAGATAATTTGCTGGCAGCGATTTGGCAAGAAGCTCAAGGTTATGGGTTTGCAACACTGGATATCACATCAGGTCGCTTTATTATCAGTGAAATAGACGATGAAGAGTCATTACGAGCTGAATTACAACGTACTCGCCCTGCTGAATTACTTTATTCAGAAGATTTTGCCAGTATGGCTCTGATTGAAGGCTGTAAAGGTTTACGCCGCCGTCCATTATGGGAATTTGAATTAGAGACAGCGAAGCAGCAGTTAGGTCTACAATTCGGCACAAAAGACCTTATTGGTTTTGGTGTAGAAAATGCGACAAGAGCACTACGTGCTGCGGGCTGTCTTCTTCAATATGTCAAAGATACACAACGCACCGCATTGCCGCATATCCGCAGCATTGTAATGGAAAAACAAACAGATAATGTCATTCTTGATGCGGCAACACGCCGTAATTTAGAAATTACACAAAATTTATCAGGTGGAACAGAAAACACTCTCGCATCCATATTAGATTTATGTGTCACGCCAATGGGTAGCCGCATGTTAAAACGCTGGCTTCATACCCCACTTCGTCATATTCAAACACTGAATAATCGCCAACAAGCAATCAAAGCTTTGCAAGAGTGTGGTTTAGAACTGCAACCTTTGTTACGCCAAATTGGTGATTTAGAGCGCGTGTTGGCGCGTTTAGCATTACGTTCAGCACGCCCGCGTGATTTAGCGCGAATGCGCCATGCCTTTGAGCAATATCAGGATATTCATCAAATTCTAAGCCAATCAAACAGCGAATATCTGCAAAACTTACAAAAGCGTATTAATCAGTTCGATGAGCTACAAGATTTGCTACAACGCGCTATTATTGATGCACCGCCTGTTCTAGTACGAGATGGCGGTGTTATTGCCCCCGGATATAATAGCGAACTTGATGAGTGGCGAGCACTTGCCGATGGCGCAACTGACTACTTAGATCGCCTTGAAATTCGCGAAAAAGAGAAGCTTGGCATTGATACATTAAAAGTTGGTTACAACGCGGTTCATGGCTATTTTATCCAAGTTAGTCGTGGTCAGAGCCATTTAGTGCCGATCCACTATGTGCGCCGCCAAACCTTGAAAAATGCTGAACGCTATATCATCCCTGAATTAAAAGAATATGAAGATAAAGTGTTAACCTCAAAAGGCAAAGCGTTAGCAATCGAAAAAGCGCTTTACGATGAGCTATTTGATATGTTATTACCACATCTAGCTGATTTACAGCTTAGTGCGGAAGCATTGGCTGAGCTCGATGTACTTAATAATTTAGCAGAGCGCGCTGAAACGCTGGGCTATCATTGCCCACAATTAACAGATAAGCCCGGCATTCAAATTACTGAAGGGCGTCACCCTGTTGTCGAGCAAGTGTTGAGTGAACCATTTATTTCAAACCCGCTTTCTCTGTCACCACAGCGACGTCTACTCATTATTACAGGCCCAAATATGGGCGGAAAAAGTACTTATATGCGCCAAGCTGCATTAATTACTTTACTGGCTTATATTGGTAGCTTCGTCCCCGCGACTAAAGCCATCATCGGTCCTATCGATCGTATTTTTACACGAGTCGGCGCATCCGATGATTTAGCATCTGGGCGTTCAACGTTTATGGTTGAAATGACCGAAACAGCAAATATCCTACATAATGCGACGGAGCAGAGTTTAGTGTTAATGGATGAAATAGGTCGAGGAACCTCAACCTATGACGGCCTATCTCTCGCTTGGGCCTGTGCAGAAAATCTCGTCAACCGCATAAAATCGATGACCTTGTTTGCAACCCACTATTTTGAGCTCACTAATTTGCCCGAAAAATTAGAAGGTGCCGCTAATATTCACTTAGATGCGATGGAGCATGGTGATACCATCGCATTTATGCATAATGTTCAAGATGGCGCAGCTAGTAAAAGCTATGGTTTAGCCGTCGCTTCTCTGGCTGGTGTACCTAAAGATGTCATTAAACGTGCGAAACAAAAACTTAAAGAATTAGAACTGATTTCAAATAATACCAACTCTAGTCATGTCGACAGCGCACAGTTAAGTTTCTTAGCGCAAGAAGAACCATCACCTGTGTTAAGTGCTTTAGAGAATATCGATCCTGACAAATTAACCCCAAGGCAGGCGTTAGACTGGTTATATCGCTTAAAGGAAATGGATAAGTAG